Proteins co-encoded in one Bacteroidota bacterium genomic window:
- a CDS encoding 2-phosphosulfolactate phosphatase, whose translation MKPTAEVILSPALVPYYDLQGKVVVVIDILRATTTMCYAFMNGAERIIPIESIEEAKTYLGKDYVVAAEREGLVAEGFTLGNSPESFTPEIVNGKTVVLTTTNGTYTLHQCKAADKIVTGAFTNISALCNWLVGWNQPVVLACAGWKNKFNLEDTVFAGAVLHTIREHFNLESDSCVAALNLFLTASQNLEGYMRHSNHAQRFEKLGIDDLPTCLKLDVTDIVPFYSEGVLVPLKV comes from the coding sequence TTGAAACCAACTGCCGAAGTCATTCTTTCGCCCGCTTTAGTGCCTTACTACGATTTACAGGGCAAAGTAGTAGTGGTAATTGATATACTGCGCGCTACTACTACCATGTGTTATGCGTTTATGAACGGTGCGGAGCGGATTATACCCATTGAAAGTATTGAGGAGGCTAAAACGTATTTAGGCAAAGATTATGTGGTGGCAGCGGAACGTGAGGGATTGGTAGCTGAAGGGTTTACACTGGGTAATTCGCCGGAAAGCTTTACCCCCGAGATTGTGAACGGAAAAACCGTGGTATTAACCACCACTAACGGCACTTATACCCTGCACCAGTGCAAGGCTGCTGATAAAATTGTTACGGGTGCATTTACCAACATAAGCGCGTTGTGTAATTGGCTGGTAGGCTGGAATCAGCCCGTTGTTTTGGCTTGTGCAGGCTGGAAGAATAAATTTAATCTTGAAGATACGGTGTTTGCAGGGGCGGTATTACATACCATCCGCGAGCATTTTAATCTTGAAAGTGACAGCTGCGTAGCTGCATTGAACTTGTTTTTAACAGCATCGCAAAACCTTGAGGGATATATGCGCCACAGCAACCATGCCCAACGTTTTGAAAAGCTGGGAATTGATGATTTACCCACTTGCCTTAAACTGGATGTAACGGATATTGTACCGTTTTATAGTGAGGGGGTGTTAGTGCCGTTGAAAGTTTAG